The Primulina eburnea isolate SZY01 chromosome 6, ASM2296580v1, whole genome shotgun sequence genome contains a region encoding:
- the LOC140833550 gene encoding WAT1-related protein At5g47470-like isoform X1 → MRARFIKGDCLKMMGNWKKLQWIEDVVIIVGLILVQFMYAGNSILLSYLLKLGFQPSSLVIFSTFATFVLLSPLAIFFERQQWPTKFSVKLWIQLLLLSFGGVTVFQSLFMKGVSLTSPAMATAMPNLAPGLVFCIAWAFRLEKIELASIYSRAKIAGTLLCVVGALLMSLMQSTVQYPSAKEAQVSNSSSPPHNTYDEQTLIGCMYLIAAIFVLSSQIVLQATTLRDFPAPISLCAITSLIGVVLTTMVQMIEDNGWDTGWPLLTIQQLIGYSLLAGSVSGMCVSFNGWAMKKRGPVMVSIFNPLATVISVALSVITLGESISIGSLAGMCLMFTGLYFVLWAKGNEGFSIDDDNNSVESEHDVEKPLLC, encoded by the exons ATGCGAGCAAGATTCATAAAGGGGGATTGCTTAAAAATGATGGGCAACTGGAAGAAACTGCAGTGGATTGAAGATGTTGTTATAATTGTGGGATTGATATTAGTTCAGTTCATGTATGCGGGGAACTCAATTTTGCTGAGTTATCTCTTGAAACTTGGGTTTCAGCCTTCTTCTCTTGTCATTTTTTCTACATTTGCCACATTTGTTTTACTCTCTCCTCTAGCCATCTTCTTTGAAAGGCAA CAATGGCCTACCAAATTCAGTGTCAAGTTATGGATTCAACTTCTTTTACTTTCTTTTGGAGG TGTGACTGTATTTCAGTCTCTGTTCATGAAAGGTGTCAGTCTCACTTCACCAGCTATGGCCACAGCAATGCCAAATCTTGCACCAGGACTTGTCTTTTGTATTGCCTGGGCTTTCAG ATTAGAGAAAATAGAGTTGGCAAGCATATACAGCAGAGCCAAGATTGCAGGGACTTTACTCTGTGTTGTTGGAGCACTTTTAATGAGTCTGATGCAGAGTACGGTGCAATACCCATCGGCAAAGGAGGCTCAAGTCTCGAATTCGTCTTCACCACCTCATAACACTTACGACGAACAAACCTTGATCGGTTGCATGTATCTAATTGCAGCTATTTTTGTGTTGTCAAGCCAAATCGTTTTACAA GCTACAACTTTACGTGATTTTCCGGCCCCGATATCCTTGTGTGCAATAACATCACTCATTGGTGTGGTTCTTACTACCATGGTTCAGATGATTGAAGATAATGGATGGGATACTGGATGGCCTTTGCTAACTATTCAACAACTCATTGGCTACTCCCTTTTG GCAGGCAGTGTGAGTGGAATGTGTGTAAGCTTCAACGGATGGGCAATGAAGAAAAGAGGTCCTGTCATGGTGTCTATATTTAACCCCCTTGCTACGGTCATTTCCGTCGCACTATCAGTAATAACTTTGGGAGAATCCATTAGCATAGGGAG CCTTGCAGGTATGTGCCTCATGTTCACCGGTCTCTATTTCGTGCTCTGGGCGAAAGGGAATGAAGGTTTTTCCATCGATGATGACAATAACTCAGTGGAAAGTGAGCACGATGTGGAGAAGCCTCTATTATGTTGA
- the LOC140835505 gene encoding LOW QUALITY PROTEIN: DEAD-box ATP-dependent RNA helicase 51-like (The sequence of the model RefSeq protein was modified relative to this genomic sequence to represent the inferred CDS: inserted 1 base in 1 codon; substituted 1 base at 1 genomic stop codon) — MCFKALLVIPRESCDNAIRRFYRDLIGVLDLARLSFQMFPDIIDVVDGRHTRQAKAAEANLYFFSFCKAEKGFLLSTDVAARGLDIPALYDPPEEPKEYTHRVGRTASGEGAKGNASLFLIPEELQFLRYLKAANVPVKEYEFXQKKLANIXSHLEKLISNKNKSAKDAYRSYILAYNSHSMKDIFNVHQLDLQAVAASFGFSSPNTRRHFNGFIIKGTQFFCSIW, encoded by the exons aTGTGCTTTAAG gcactattggtgatacctagggaatcatgtgaCAATGCTATTAGACGCTTTTACCGTGATTTGATAGGT GTCCTGGATCTTGCACGATTATCATTTCAAATGTTCCCTGACATCATTGACGTTGTTGATGGAAG ACATACACGGCAAGCAAAAGCAGCAGAAGCGAACCTttactttttttctttttgcaaAGCCGAGAAGGGATTCTTATTGAGTACAGATGTTGCAGCTCGTGGTCTCGACATCCCTGCATTG TATGATCCTCCCGAGGAGCCTAAG GAGTACACTCACAGGGTTGGTCGAACTGCTAGCGGAGAAGGTGCAAAAGGAAATGCCTCGCTTTTCTTAATTCCAGAGGAGTTACAGTTTCTTCGATATCTTAAG GCAGCAAATGTCCCAGTCAAAGAGTATGAGT GTCAGAAGAAGCTAGCAAATATTTAGTCTCACCTG GAAAAGTTGATTTCCAACAAAAATAAGTCAGCTAAAGATGCATATAGATCTTACATATTAGCTTACAATTCCCATTCTATGAAGGACATCTTCAATGTTCACCAGCTTGATCTTCAG GCTGTGGCTGCTTCATTTGGTTTTAGTTCTCCTAATACTCGTCGACACTTTAATGGGTTTATTATTAAAGGAACACAATTCTTTTGCTCTATCTGGTGA
- the LOC140834645 gene encoding uncharacterized protein isoform X2: MMELPHQKRIMMERLMVVIVDDKLNLGIDSGFSGFSWLSQFTSVNDSLMKEAENFTFRSGASCSEDEFQHFKLFLKKFIVVAREFFIPHERHRFALVNDKSLLPSLKVEESNSWLTAVYFSGCPSCSKVLREGDELRTLLQQPLPVVELEDDFGVAEATLPAKRPSALLFVDRSSDSMQIKIECQRALNAFREFVQHYEISNNIHGLATVQPGKSTTDSKRASWSTLKRPFVRDFSESQTLVLKDKMSVMIKKDGKQLTLEDLLSDLQGSSMHEMLTYALNRKKEIKLSSVAKDAGFQLLSTDFDVKVVESLPSTSEVQPDLISGETLGESIIKDTIDKDKNQISAISSNGQHEELSDPSCTEHVSLEGNEGCLDKSSQSSIISEDIRRLTSIAPDSVHNGGVEETRLLEIDDTIQQKYFGISFFFIDGETRFLETLTGQSKIPAVVIIDPIAEKHYVLAKQSIFNYSMLSDFVNNFLRGKLAPYQQSVPTVPSPIESPRPPFVNLDYHEKESIPLLTARTFAKLILGNKSDTENSDSSWDRNILVLFSNSWCGFCQRMELVVRELHRAIKGYAKLKANGSRMEKLTLTEFADDATLRLPLIYMMDCSLNDCGSIIIPILQRELYPLLLLFPAERKKDPVPYEGDIAVCDIINFLAGHGSHVHDLIMDKSYRQLHTSAEGVHQDKSLPHEVLVNGRFQNLELKTMNSRFPIGLHERPQLSIGCILSATEKLLDVHPFEESKILLVKAEQRTGFQGLIFNKRISWDSLEEEGFDLLKEAPLSFGGPVLRSGLPLVALTHKFIENLSVEILQEVYFLDQWATQSAIEEIRVGNQSVHDYWFFFGYSSWGWDQLFHEIAQGAWNIKNGSLEQLELPWT, translated from the exons ATGATGGAGTTACCTCATCAGAAGAGAATAATGATGGAAAGGTTGATGGTG GTAATTGTAGATGACAAGCTCAATTTGGGTATCGACAGCGGATTCAGTGGGTTTTCTTGGCTGAGCCAGTTTACCTCTGTAAATGATAGTCTTATGAAGGAGGCAGAGAATTTTACATTTCGTTCTGGAGCCTCATGTAGTGAAGATGAGTTCcagcattttaaattattcttgAAAAAGTTCATTGTAGTTGCTAGGGAGTTCTTCATACCTCATGAGAGGCATCGTTTTGCGCTGGTTAATGACAAATCACTTCTTCCATCGCTAAAAGTTGAAGAGTCAAATTCATGGTTGACGGCAGTGTATTTTTCCGGATGTCCAAGTTGTTCAAAGGTTCTCAGGGAAGGCGATGAGCTGAGAACTCTACTGCAACAGCCCTTACCTGTTGTGGAG TTGGAAGATGATTTCGGTGTAGCTGAGGCAACTTTACCTGCAAAAAGGCCTTCAGCACTTCTTTTTGTCGATAGGTCTTCTGACTCGATGCAAATAAAAATAGAGTGTCAGAGGGCTCTCAATGCTTTTAGAGAGTTTGTTCAACACTATGAGATATCAAACAATATCCATGGACTAGCCACTGTCCAGCCTGGCAAGTCCACAACTGACAGTAAAAGGGCATCATGGAGTACTCTCAAACGTCCTTTTGTCCGAGATTTCTCAGAATCACAAACCTTAGTTCTCAAGGATAAGATGTCTGTAATGATCAAGAAGGACGGGAAGCAACTTACTTTGGAAGATTTGCTTTCTGACTTGCAAGGTAGCTCAATGCATGAGATGTTAACTTATGCGCTTAACCGAAAGAAAGAAATAAAGTTAAGTTCAGTGGCAAAGGATGCGGGCTTTCAGCTTTTATCCACAGACTTTGATGTCAAAGTCGTTGAATCTCTCCCATCAACTAGTGAGGTTCAGCCTGATCTAATTTCGGGGGAAACCCTTGGGGAAAGCATAATTAAAGACACCATTGATAAAGACAAAAATCAAATATCAGCTATTAGTTCCAATGGGCAGCACGAGGAGCTATCGGATCCTTCTTGTACCGAGCATGTTTCACTGGAAGGCAATGAAGGATGTTTAGATAAAAGCAGTCAATCATCCATAATATCTGAAGATATCCGTCGGCTTACGAGTATAGCACCTGATAGTGTTCACAATGGGGGTGTTGAGGAGACAAGACTCTTAGAAATAGATGATACTatacaacaaaaatattttgggatttctttcttctttatTGATGGAGAAACCAGATTCCTTGAAACTCTAACTGGGCAATCAAAGATTCCAGCAGTTGTCATAATCGATCCGATAGCTGAGAAACATTATGTCTTGGCTAAGCAATCAATTTTCAACTATTCCATGCTATCTGATTTTGTTAATAAtttcctaagaggaaagcttgCTCCATACCAACAATCAGTTCCTACGGTTCCTAGTCCTATAGAGTCCCCAAGACCACCATTTGTTAATTTGGATTATCACGAGAAAGAATCTATTCCTCTACTAACAGCCCGTACTTTTGCTAAACTGATTCTGGGTAATAAATCTGATACTGAGAATTCTGATAGTTCATGGGATAGGAACATATTGGTTCTTTTTAGCAACAGTTGGTGTGGTTTTTGCCAAAGGATGGAACTAGTTGTTCGTGAGTTGCATCGAGCAATTAAGGGGTATGCAAAGCTGAAGGCAAATGGTTCGAGAATGGAAAAGCTGACTCTGACAG AGTTTGCTGATGATGCCACATTGAGGCTTCCCCTAATTTATATGATGGATTGCTCACTAAATGACTGTGGTTCGATCATAATACCTATCCTGCAG AGGGAACTTTATCCGCTTCTATTGTTATTCCCAGCGGAAAGAAAAAAAGATCCAGTGCCTTACGAAGGAGATATAGCAGTATGtgatattattaattttctgGCTGGTCATGGGAGCCATGTTCACGATCTTATCATGGACAAAA GTTATCGACAGCTCCACACTTCTGCCGAAGGGGTTCATCAGGATAAGAGCTTACCTCATGAAGTTCTAGTTAACGGCAGGTTTCAAAACCTAGAACTGAAAACGATGAATTCTCGATTCCCTATTGGCTTACATGAAAGACCTCAATTGTCCATCGGCTGCATCCTAAGTGCTACAGAAAAGCTTCTGGATGTTCACCCATTTGAAGAATCTAAAATTCTTCTTGTGAAAGCAGAACAAAGAACTGGATTCCAAGGCTTGATTTTTAACAAACGTATCAGTTGGGACTCCCTTGAAGAAGAAGGTTTTGATTTATTAAAGGAGGCACCTTTGTCCTTCGGTGGTCCTGTATTGAGAAGTGGATTGCCTCTTGTTGCTTTGACGCACAAATTTATTGAAAATCTATCTGTAGAAATCCTACAGGAAGTTTACTTTCTTGATCAATGGGCCACACAAAGCGCAATTGAAGAAATTAGAGTTGGTAACCAATCAGTTCACGACTACTGGTTTTTTTTCGGATATTCGAGTTGGGGTTGGGATCAATTATTCCATGAAATTGCTCAAGGAGCTTGGAATATAAAAAATGGCAGTTTGGAACAGTTGGAGTTGCCATGGACATGA
- the LOC140833550 gene encoding WAT1-related protein At5g47470-like isoform X2 codes for MRARFIKGDCLKMMGNWKKLQWIEDVVIIVGLILVQFMYAGNSILLSYLLKLGFQPSSLVIFSTFATFVLLSPLAIFFERKQWPTKFSVKLWIQLLLLSFGGVTVFQSLFMKGVSLTSPAMATAMPNLAPGLVFCIAWAFRLEKIELASIYSRAKIAGTLLCVVGALLMSLMQSTVQYPSAKEAQVSNSSSPPHNTYDEQTLIGCMYLIAAIFVLSSQIVLQATTLRDFPAPISLCAITSLIGVVLTTMVQMIEDNGWDTGWPLLTIQQLIGYSLLAGSVSGMCVSFNGWAMKKRGPVMVSIFNPLATVISVALSVITLGESISIGSLAGMCLMFTGLYFVLWAKGNEGFSIDDDNNSVESEHDVEKPLLC; via the exons ATGCGAGCAAGATTCATAAAGGGGGATTGCTTAAAAATGATGGGCAACTGGAAGAAACTGCAGTGGATTGAAGATGTTGTTATAATTGTGGGATTGATATTAGTTCAGTTCATGTATGCGGGGAACTCAATTTTGCTGAGTTATCTCTTGAAACTTGGGTTTCAGCCTTCTTCTCTTGTCATTTTTTCTACATTTGCCACATTTGTTTTACTCTCTCCTCTAGCCATCTTCTTTGAAAG GAAGCAATGGCCTACCAAATTCAGTGTCAAGTTATGGATTCAACTTCTTTTACTTTCTTTTGGAGG TGTGACTGTATTTCAGTCTCTGTTCATGAAAGGTGTCAGTCTCACTTCACCAGCTATGGCCACAGCAATGCCAAATCTTGCACCAGGACTTGTCTTTTGTATTGCCTGGGCTTTCAG ATTAGAGAAAATAGAGTTGGCAAGCATATACAGCAGAGCCAAGATTGCAGGGACTTTACTCTGTGTTGTTGGAGCACTTTTAATGAGTCTGATGCAGAGTACGGTGCAATACCCATCGGCAAAGGAGGCTCAAGTCTCGAATTCGTCTTCACCACCTCATAACACTTACGACGAACAAACCTTGATCGGTTGCATGTATCTAATTGCAGCTATTTTTGTGTTGTCAAGCCAAATCGTTTTACAA GCTACAACTTTACGTGATTTTCCGGCCCCGATATCCTTGTGTGCAATAACATCACTCATTGGTGTGGTTCTTACTACCATGGTTCAGATGATTGAAGATAATGGATGGGATACTGGATGGCCTTTGCTAACTATTCAACAACTCATTGGCTACTCCCTTTTG GCAGGCAGTGTGAGTGGAATGTGTGTAAGCTTCAACGGATGGGCAATGAAGAAAAGAGGTCCTGTCATGGTGTCTATATTTAACCCCCTTGCTACGGTCATTTCCGTCGCACTATCAGTAATAACTTTGGGAGAATCCATTAGCATAGGGAG CCTTGCAGGTATGTGCCTCATGTTCACCGGTCTCTATTTCGTGCTCTGGGCGAAAGGGAATGAAGGTTTTTCCATCGATGATGACAATAACTCAGTGGAAAGTGAGCACGATGTGGAGAAGCCTCTATTATGTTGA
- the LOC140835504 gene encoding DEAD-box ATP-dependent RNA helicase 27-like, with translation MHPPPAAISSLEPVCFSSAKKLCKLCNEEKRKRDRKNTGATPQPHTEVVAEVSAQTEQGEQEARGYKKKKEKKVKRNEEKQDEGEKEEVEKEVGLEGRLKSGSGIMCTEAFVDMTLSEPAINAIKDLGFKYMTQVQNIILGANPSKSIPRLLEGKDILGPARSGSGKTLAFLVPAVELLHHIHFTPRKGTGAVVICPTRELAIQQVFSVFLKHLNYNQLKGNICISEFVMLKFFILIYLIFGSIMLTHAVANDLLKYHSQTLGLVIGGAARRGEAERIIKGVNLLVGTPGRLLDHLQNTKGFISKNLKHLCDNMIENDQSNELKYILRSLSWKIRLLMISRTNVPGVVDMLDCIGPSDVLVIRAYIVPCQSWRLLKYFLDLFLWILC, from the exons ATGCATCCTCCCCCCGCAGCGATATCTAGCCTCGAACCTGTGTGTTTCTCTTCTGCGAAGAAGCTCTGCAAACTCTGCAACGA agaaaaaagaaagagagacaGAAAGAATACAGGGGCAACTCCACAACCCCACACAGAAGTTGTGGCAGAAGTATCTGCTCAGACAGAACAGGGAGAACAAGAGGCACGTGGTTATAAGAAAAAAAAGGAGAAGAAGGTGAAGAGAAATGAAGAAAAACAGGATGAAGGAGAAAAGGAGGAGGTGGAGAAGGAGGTTGGTTTGGAGGGGCGGTTGAAGAGTGGATCTGGGATTATGTGCACGGAGGCGTTTGTGGACATGACACTCTCAGAACCCGCCATTAATGCTATCAAAGATTTGGGTTTCAAGTATATGACTCAGGTGCAAAATATAATCTTGGGAGCCA ATCCAAGCAAGAGCATCCCTCGACTTTTGGAAGGCAAAGACATTCTAGGACCTGCAAGGTCAGGTTCGGGAAAAACCCTTGCCTTTTTAGTACCAGCTGTTGAATTGTTGCATCATATCCACTTTACACCTCGAAAAGGAACTGGTGCTGTTGTCATTTGTCCAACTAGAGAGTTGGCCATACAG CAGGTTTTCTCGGTTTTCCTGAAACATCTCAATTATAATCAGTTGAAAGGGAATATCTGCATCTCAGAGTTTGTGATGCTTAAATTCTTTATACTAATATATTTGATATTTGGCTCAATAATGCTGACACATGCCGTGGCAAATGACCTTCTGAAGTATCATTCACAGACACTTGGTTTAGTTATTGGTGGTGCAGCGCGAAGAGGGGAAGCCGAGCGTATCATCAAAGGAGTGAATCTTCTTGTGGGAACTCCTGGTCGACTTCTTGACCACCTTCAAAATACTAAAGGTTTTATATCTAAAAACCTAAAG CATTTATGTGACAATATGATTGAAAATGACCAATCAAATGAGCTCAAATACATACTCAGAAGCCTTTCTTGGAAAATCCGATTGCTTATGATCTCTAGAACTAATGTGCCCGGAGTTGTTGACATGCTGGATTGCATCGGACCGAGTGACGTGCTAGTAATTCGTGCGTATATTGTCCCATGTCAGTCATGGAGGTTGTTAAAGTATTTCctcgatttatttttatggattttGTGTTaa
- the LOC140834645 gene encoding uncharacterized protein isoform X1 — protein MYAYRRLLLLLAVALFYAHRDVYCRVSGGGVEVQWQILSKFNYSSYIRLHPHALLMVTVPWSGESRSLMMELAHAVAREHLRFNTLKLMVLYRNTERILADSLGASHGITIIYHHDAFPYKYRGRLRVQSILSSVHYVMTLSPEELPLKSLTSPEGLNDFLESTDKAVLLLEFCGWIPRLLAKSNIKAESELGDLGTDDGVTSSEENNDGKVIVDDKLNLGIDSGFSGFSWLSQFTSVNDSLMKEAENFTFRSGASCSEDEFQHFKLFLKKFIVVAREFFIPHERHRFALVNDKSLLPSLKVEESNSWLTAVYFSGCPSCSKVLREGDELRTLLQQPLPVVELEDDFGVAEATLPAKRPSALLFVDRSSDSMQIKIECQRALNAFREFVQHYEISNNIHGLATVQPGKSTTDSKRASWSTLKRPFVRDFSESQTLVLKDKMSVMIKKDGKQLTLEDLLSDLQGSSMHEMLTYALNRKKEIKLSSVAKDAGFQLLSTDFDVKVVESLPSTSEVQPDLISGETLGESIIKDTIDKDKNQISAISSNGQHEELSDPSCTEHVSLEGNEGCLDKSSQSSIISEDIRRLTSIAPDSVHNGGVEETRLLEIDDTIQQKYFGISFFFIDGETRFLETLTGQSKIPAVVIIDPIAEKHYVLAKQSIFNYSMLSDFVNNFLRGKLAPYQQSVPTVPSPIESPRPPFVNLDYHEKESIPLLTARTFAKLILGNKSDTENSDSSWDRNILVLFSNSWCGFCQRMELVVRELHRAIKGYAKLKANGSRMEKLTLTEFADDATLRLPLIYMMDCSLNDCGSIIIPILQRELYPLLLLFPAERKKDPVPYEGDIAVCDIINFLAGHGSHVHDLIMDKSYRQLHTSAEGVHQDKSLPHEVLVNGRFQNLELKTMNSRFPIGLHERPQLSIGCILSATEKLLDVHPFEESKILLVKAEQRTGFQGLIFNKRISWDSLEEEGFDLLKEAPLSFGGPVLRSGLPLVALTHKFIENLSVEILQEVYFLDQWATQSAIEEIRVGNQSVHDYWFFFGYSSWGWDQLFHEIAQGAWNIKNGSLEQLELPWT, from the exons ATGTATGCCTACAGAAGACTGCTGCTGCTCCTTGCAGTTGCTCTTTTTTACGCCCACCGTGACGTTTACTGCCGCGTTTCTGGCGGCGGCGTTGAGGTCCAATGGCAGATCCTCAgtaaatttaattactcctcTTACATTCGCCTTCATCCGCACGCCCTCCTGATGGTCACCGTGCCAT GGTCTGGGGAGTCACGGTCCCTTATGATGGAATTAGCTCATGCAGTTGCCAGGGAACACTTGAGGTTCAACACCTTGAAGCTTATGGTTTTATATAGAAATACAGAAAGAATACTGGCAGATTCACTTGGTGCTAGTCATGGAATTACAATAATTTACCACCATGATGCTTTCCCATACAAATATAGGGGAAGACTTCGAGTGCAAAGCATTTTGTCCTCGGTGCATTATGTCATGACACTTTCACCTGAAGAACTTCcgttaaaatctttaacatctCCTGAAGGGTTGAATGATTTCCTTGAGTCAACTGACAAGGCTGTTCTTCTCCTAGAATTTTGTGGATGGATTCCAAGATTACTAGCCAAGAGCAATATCAAGGCTGAAAGTGAACTAG GTGATCTTGGAACTGATGATGGAGTTACCTCATCAGAAGAGAATAATGATGGAAAG GTAATTGTAGATGACAAGCTCAATTTGGGTATCGACAGCGGATTCAGTGGGTTTTCTTGGCTGAGCCAGTTTACCTCTGTAAATGATAGTCTTATGAAGGAGGCAGAGAATTTTACATTTCGTTCTGGAGCCTCATGTAGTGAAGATGAGTTCcagcattttaaattattcttgAAAAAGTTCATTGTAGTTGCTAGGGAGTTCTTCATACCTCATGAGAGGCATCGTTTTGCGCTGGTTAATGACAAATCACTTCTTCCATCGCTAAAAGTTGAAGAGTCAAATTCATGGTTGACGGCAGTGTATTTTTCCGGATGTCCAAGTTGTTCAAAGGTTCTCAGGGAAGGCGATGAGCTGAGAACTCTACTGCAACAGCCCTTACCTGTTGTGGAG TTGGAAGATGATTTCGGTGTAGCTGAGGCAACTTTACCTGCAAAAAGGCCTTCAGCACTTCTTTTTGTCGATAGGTCTTCTGACTCGATGCAAATAAAAATAGAGTGTCAGAGGGCTCTCAATGCTTTTAGAGAGTTTGTTCAACACTATGAGATATCAAACAATATCCATGGACTAGCCACTGTCCAGCCTGGCAAGTCCACAACTGACAGTAAAAGGGCATCATGGAGTACTCTCAAACGTCCTTTTGTCCGAGATTTCTCAGAATCACAAACCTTAGTTCTCAAGGATAAGATGTCTGTAATGATCAAGAAGGACGGGAAGCAACTTACTTTGGAAGATTTGCTTTCTGACTTGCAAGGTAGCTCAATGCATGAGATGTTAACTTATGCGCTTAACCGAAAGAAAGAAATAAAGTTAAGTTCAGTGGCAAAGGATGCGGGCTTTCAGCTTTTATCCACAGACTTTGATGTCAAAGTCGTTGAATCTCTCCCATCAACTAGTGAGGTTCAGCCTGATCTAATTTCGGGGGAAACCCTTGGGGAAAGCATAATTAAAGACACCATTGATAAAGACAAAAATCAAATATCAGCTATTAGTTCCAATGGGCAGCACGAGGAGCTATCGGATCCTTCTTGTACCGAGCATGTTTCACTGGAAGGCAATGAAGGATGTTTAGATAAAAGCAGTCAATCATCCATAATATCTGAAGATATCCGTCGGCTTACGAGTATAGCACCTGATAGTGTTCACAATGGGGGTGTTGAGGAGACAAGACTCTTAGAAATAGATGATACTatacaacaaaaatattttgggatttctttcttctttatTGATGGAGAAACCAGATTCCTTGAAACTCTAACTGGGCAATCAAAGATTCCAGCAGTTGTCATAATCGATCCGATAGCTGAGAAACATTATGTCTTGGCTAAGCAATCAATTTTCAACTATTCCATGCTATCTGATTTTGTTAATAAtttcctaagaggaaagcttgCTCCATACCAACAATCAGTTCCTACGGTTCCTAGTCCTATAGAGTCCCCAAGACCACCATTTGTTAATTTGGATTATCACGAGAAAGAATCTATTCCTCTACTAACAGCCCGTACTTTTGCTAAACTGATTCTGGGTAATAAATCTGATACTGAGAATTCTGATAGTTCATGGGATAGGAACATATTGGTTCTTTTTAGCAACAGTTGGTGTGGTTTTTGCCAAAGGATGGAACTAGTTGTTCGTGAGTTGCATCGAGCAATTAAGGGGTATGCAAAGCTGAAGGCAAATGGTTCGAGAATGGAAAAGCTGACTCTGACAG AGTTTGCTGATGATGCCACATTGAGGCTTCCCCTAATTTATATGATGGATTGCTCACTAAATGACTGTGGTTCGATCATAATACCTATCCTGCAG AGGGAACTTTATCCGCTTCTATTGTTATTCCCAGCGGAAAGAAAAAAAGATCCAGTGCCTTACGAAGGAGATATAGCAGTATGtgatattattaattttctgGCTGGTCATGGGAGCCATGTTCACGATCTTATCATGGACAAAA GTTATCGACAGCTCCACACTTCTGCCGAAGGGGTTCATCAGGATAAGAGCTTACCTCATGAAGTTCTAGTTAACGGCAGGTTTCAAAACCTAGAACTGAAAACGATGAATTCTCGATTCCCTATTGGCTTACATGAAAGACCTCAATTGTCCATCGGCTGCATCCTAAGTGCTACAGAAAAGCTTCTGGATGTTCACCCATTTGAAGAATCTAAAATTCTTCTTGTGAAAGCAGAACAAAGAACTGGATTCCAAGGCTTGATTTTTAACAAACGTATCAGTTGGGACTCCCTTGAAGAAGAAGGTTTTGATTTATTAAAGGAGGCACCTTTGTCCTTCGGTGGTCCTGTATTGAGAAGTGGATTGCCTCTTGTTGCTTTGACGCACAAATTTATTGAAAATCTATCTGTAGAAATCCTACAGGAAGTTTACTTTCTTGATCAATGGGCCACACAAAGCGCAATTGAAGAAATTAGAGTTGGTAACCAATCAGTTCACGACTACTGGTTTTTTTTCGGATATTCGAGTTGGGGTTGGGATCAATTATTCCATGAAATTGCTCAAGGAGCTTGGAATATAAAAAATGGCAGTTTGGAACAGTTGGAGTTGCCATGGACATGA